One genomic window of Mucilaginibacter sp. SJ includes the following:
- a CDS encoding cellulose binding domain-containing protein gives MKKKITPFCWTILLVLFSTFIVTCRAQAQTFVHPGGVHTRADLDRMKNKIAAGVHPWIDGWNLMCADYRAKNTYTASPSSTIGGSDGTRQRAANDAVAAYYNTLRWYMTGDTTYAVCAVRILNAWSGSINAVVTGELFQLPIYPMVQAGELLRIYPGWSPSDFTRFKNMSLNYFYPACHSFIGACGSWPGWDGPANADIMAISILCDDQAKFNEAVNYYKTGAGGGNITNTFCQPSGQISEMGRDQPHAEIGPGFAAQLCQNAWNQGVDLFSLNNNLLLSGFEYYAKSNLNHPVAWVPFNDCSNHNFYYPAINGKNVISHSPDWELVYNHYVAQQGLPAPYTRAYINLRGLIAPTSGDSYVGFYGLTYTLSDTTTLFQAKPIPAVPTNLVATPGSSRVFLKWTEPGSDAANGYDVSRSTVSGGSYATIASWTGNASTEYTDTTVTNGTTYYYKVSAKNQSGSSNYSSEATAKPVSLGTTLPAGWTRKDIGNVATTGSATYANINNNNTFFIRGSGSDVGGTADSYSFLYSAVTGDFTITGRLYAALQSPSYASIKIGLMMRESLNANAKKVTINLGDVQSRFTWFSVRSATGGGTSWYQGDSHTWVPVWFRLQRTGNTFTGFQSSDGVTWFAVSSSTVPMASTYYAGMYACAGSSTAGVLANVSFDQVTTVGGTGNTPSAPANLTATPLNSSRIKLTWTSSASTSGYNIKRSLSANGPFTTIVTGVADTTYQDAGLTEQTNYYYVVKSVNFSGESADSIKTSAQTLALALPVAPSGLAAIASNSKVVLSWSSTPEAASYNVKRSTVSGGPYTTIAAADTLTSYTDAAVSPGSTYYYVVTAINRVGEGPASAPVSAALGRLLTGTLIGTTGSWNNNPTSTRAAAMDGNLGTFFDALQATGAWVGLDLGADSSAVITQLGFAPRSNYAGRMTGGMFQGANKADFSDAVTLFTVPASPAVGVITLQPVSNQGLYRYVRYIGPSGGGCNVAEIQFFGLKKGNQSISFNAISSKLAGSPDFDPGATASSGLPANLTSSDSTVATIVNGKIHITGTGTSTITASQAGNSNYNPAAGVSQILTVIPLHLQVQYQDGDNGQLTNNVMRPYLKIVNADSVSVSYSELTMRYWFTAENYAGINTWIDYAQLGNNNVTLKYVPLAQPHNGALGYAEYNFTGGGTLQAGSNSGPIESRLANQDWGNLNEADDYSYQSSPANYALNNHITLYRNGVLVWGTEPAAAATLTGLNVLYQNQNIDTAGNTISTYLTINNTGNVPVDFGDITARYWFTKDGSPNLNYWIDYAKKGSANISGKFVPLSPVLNGADTYLELSVNAAVGTLYPLSSSGNIQYRISKSDWSNFNELNDYSYLARDVMKENNHITVYYKGQLIYGAEPPVSGLMSLKSALAAESKPQRNISNEEIVVHQGLSPNGDGINDVLIIDGLSAYPDNKLTIINRNGVKIFEARGYDNGSKVFDGHSSITGVMQQPGTYYYSLDYLAGKETIHKTGFIILKY, from the coding sequence ATGAAGAAAAAAATTACTCCTTTTTGCTGGACAATTCTTTTAGTATTGTTTTCAACTTTCATTGTCACTTGCCGAGCACAAGCCCAAACGTTTGTTCACCCCGGCGGCGTGCACACGCGGGCCGATCTCGATCGTATGAAGAATAAGATCGCTGCGGGTGTTCACCCCTGGATAGACGGATGGAATTTAATGTGTGCGGATTACCGGGCAAAAAACACTTATACGGCCAGTCCTTCCAGCACGATCGGAGGTTCTGACGGAACCCGCCAGCGAGCGGCAAACGATGCTGTTGCTGCCTATTACAATACCCTGCGCTGGTATATGACAGGAGATACAACCTATGCTGTCTGTGCCGTTCGTATACTTAACGCGTGGTCAGGCTCGATTAATGCCGTTGTAACCGGCGAATTATTTCAACTGCCGATATATCCGATGGTGCAGGCCGGAGAACTACTGCGGATATATCCGGGCTGGTCGCCCTCTGATTTTACCAGATTTAAGAATATGAGTCTTAATTATTTCTATCCGGCCTGTCATAGTTTTATCGGTGCCTGCGGCAGTTGGCCTGGTTGGGACGGCCCTGCCAATGCGGATATAATGGCTATCAGTATCTTGTGTGATGATCAGGCAAAATTTAATGAGGCGGTAAATTATTATAAAACCGGCGCCGGAGGGGGGAACATTACCAATACTTTCTGCCAGCCTTCAGGGCAGATCTCAGAGATGGGAAGAGATCAGCCCCACGCAGAAATAGGTCCTGGTTTTGCCGCACAACTGTGTCAGAATGCCTGGAACCAGGGAGTTGATCTGTTTAGCTTAAATAATAATCTCTTGTTATCGGGGTTTGAATACTATGCCAAAAGTAACCTGAATCACCCGGTTGCCTGGGTACCTTTCAATGATTGCAGCAACCATAATTTCTATTATCCGGCTATAAACGGTAAAAATGTCATCTCGCATAGTCCTGATTGGGAGTTAGTTTATAATCATTACGTAGCACAACAAGGACTACCTGCGCCATATACGAGGGCATATATTAATTTAAGAGGATTAATAGCACCCACATCGGGCGATTCTTATGTGGGATTTTACGGGTTAACATATACGTTGTCGGACACGACAACACTCTTTCAGGCCAAGCCAATTCCTGCCGTTCCGACAAATCTGGTTGCAACACCTGGTTCATCCAGGGTGTTTTTGAAATGGACAGAACCGGGTTCAGATGCGGCTAACGGATATGATGTATCACGATCCACAGTTTCCGGGGGCAGCTATGCGACAATAGCTTCGTGGACCGGGAATGCTTCGACGGAGTATACAGACACTACAGTAACTAATGGCACGACCTATTATTACAAAGTATCGGCCAAAAATCAATCAGGATCAAGTAACTATTCAAGCGAAGCCACTGCCAAACCAGTTAGTTTGGGAACAACATTACCGGCAGGGTGGACTAGAAAAGACATCGGAAATGTTGCTACGACCGGCAGTGCGACGTATGCTAATATCAACAATAACAACACATTTTTTATACGCGGATCCGGTTCGGACGTGGGGGGAACAGCCGATTCGTATAGTTTCTTGTATTCGGCCGTTACAGGCGATTTTACGATTACAGGCCGGTTATATGCGGCATTGCAGTCACCGAGTTATGCCAGCATAAAGATTGGTTTAATGATGCGGGAGTCTTTGAATGCCAATGCAAAGAAAGTTACAATCAACCTGGGAGATGTCCAAAGCCGCTTCACCTGGTTTAGCGTCCGCTCCGCAACAGGCGGAGGGACGTCATGGTATCAGGGAGACAGCCATACCTGGGTCCCTGTTTGGTTCAGATTACAGCGCACAGGAAACACTTTCACCGGATTTCAGTCCTCAGATGGAGTAACATGGTTTGCGGTAAGCTCCAGCACAGTTCCTATGGCCTCAACTTATTACGCGGGTATGTATGCCTGCGCGGGATCCTCGACAGCGGGCGTGCTTGCTAATGTCTCCTTTGACCAGGTAACAACGGTGGGCGGCACTGGAAATACCCCATCGGCTCCTGCGAACTTAACCGCCACTCCTTTAAATAGTTCTAGAATTAAGTTAACATGGACGAGCTCGGCATCTACATCGGGTTATAATATAAAACGCTCGCTGTCTGCCAACGGACCATTTACAACAATTGTTACGGGAGTTGCCGATACTACTTACCAGGATGCCGGGTTAACCGAACAGACGAACTATTATTATGTTGTTAAATCCGTTAATTTCTCGGGCGAAAGTGCAGATTCTATAAAAACCAGCGCACAAACACTGGCATTGGCGTTGCCGGTAGCTCCGTCGGGGCTTGCGGCTATAGCAAGTAATTCTAAGGTCGTATTGTCCTGGAGCTCCACTCCTGAAGCTGCCAGCTATAACGTTAAGAGGTCTACTGTAAGCGGCGGACCCTATACGACCATTGCAGCGGCCGACACATTAACCAGCTATACAGATGCGGCCGTAAGTCCCGGCTCAACCTATTATTATGTGGTAACGGCAATAAACAGGGTAGGTGAAGGGCCGGCATCAGCGCCTGTAAGCGCGGCCCTGGGCCGGCTTTTAACAGGCACGCTTATCGGAACCACCGGTTCATGGAACAATAATCCGACTTCTACAAGGGCGGCAGCCATGGATGGCAATCTGGGGACATTTTTCGATGCTTTACAGGCAACAGGTGCCTGGGTTGGCCTTGATCTGGGTGCCGACAGCAGTGCTGTGATAACTCAACTGGGTTTTGCACCCCGCAGTAACTATGCCGGCCGCATGACCGGTGGTATGTTCCAGGGGGCCAATAAAGCCGATTTTAGTGACGCCGTAACGCTTTTTACAGTTCCCGCCTCTCCGGCTGTAGGGGTAATCACTTTACAGCCTGTTTCCAATCAGGGACTGTACCGTTATGTGCGCTATATTGGTCCATCGGGAGGGGGCTGTAACGTAGCAGAGATCCAGTTCTTTGGGTTAAAAAAAGGCAATCAAAGCATAAGCTTTAATGCAATTTCTTCAAAATTGGCGGGAAGTCCGGACTTTGATCCGGGGGCGACGGCAAGCTCCGGTTTGCCGGCAAATTTAACCAGTTCAGACTCTACCGTAGCAACTATAGTGAACGGGAAAATTCATATAACAGGAACTGGTACAAGTACAATTACTGCGTCGCAGGCAGGGAATAGTAATTATAACCCGGCCGCCGGGGTCAGTCAGATCCTTACTGTTATTCCGCTGCACCTGCAGGTCCAATATCAGGATGGAGACAACGGGCAATTAACCAACAATGTGATGCGTCCCTATTTAAAAATAGTAAATGCCGATTCTGTAAGTGTCTCTTACAGCGAATTGACCATGCGCTACTGGTTTACTGCAGAGAACTATGCAGGCATAAATACCTGGATCGATTATGCTCAACTGGGCAATAATAATGTTACGCTTAAATATGTTCCCCTGGCCCAGCCGCACAATGGTGCGTTAGGATATGCAGAGTACAATTTTACAGGGGGGGGGACTCTTCAGGCAGGTAGTAATTCCGGGCCGATTGAATCGAGATTGGCTAATCAGGACTGGGGAAACCTAAACGAGGCAGATGACTACTCTTATCAAAGCAGCCCGGCTAACTATGCACTCAATAACCATATTACACTTTACCGTAACGGTGTATTAGTATGGGGGACCGAACCGGCCGCTGCTGCTACACTTACCGGCCTTAATGTACTTTATCAGAACCAAAATATCGATACTGCCGGTAATACTATTAGTACCTATCTGACTATCAATAATACCGGTAACGTACCTGTTGATTTTGGCGATATCACCGCGCGTTACTGGTTTACCAAAGACGGATCCCCCAATTTAAATTATTGGATAGATTATGCAAAAAAAGGCAGTGCCAATATCAGCGGTAAGTTTGTGCCATTGAGTCCCGTCCTGAATGGTGCTGATACCTATCTGGAGCTTTCGGTGAATGCGGCTGTGGGCACACTTTATCCTTTAAGTTCGTCAGGTAATATTCAATATCGTATCAGTAAATCTGACTGGTCGAATTTTAATGAATTGAATGACTACTCGTATCTCGCGAGAGATGTTATGAAAGAGAATAACCATATCACAGTTTACTATAAGGGACAGCTAATCTATGGAGCTGAACCCCCGGTCTCAGGGCTAATGTCCTTAAAGAGTGCACTAGCAGCGGAAAGTAAGCCGCAGCGCAATATAAGTAATGAAGAGATTGTTGTGCATCAGGGGCTTTCACCGAACGGAGACGGTATCAACGATGTACTTATCATTGACGGGCTATCAGCCTATCCGGATAATAAATTGACGATAATAAATCGAAATGGTGTTAAAATATTCGAGGCGCGAGGCTATGATAATGGTTCGAAGGTATTTGACGGTCATTCCAGTATCACCGGAGTTATGCAACAGCCGGGTACATATTATTACTCACTGGATTATTTAGCCGGTAAAGAGACTATCCACAAAACAGGTTTCATTATTCTTAAATATTAA